One Bradyrhizobium diazoefficiens DNA window includes the following coding sequences:
- a CDS encoding terminase small subunit protein — MANAKRTGGRPSVYTKALGDRICKRIAEGESVRTIVKDEKMPSASTIFRWLLDERRKPFWEQYEKARNIQAELMFEELLEIADDSSQDYKQVTVARSGSIDDEDGDVATLTITRPNPEYVQRSRLRVDTRKWYLSKVLPKKFGDSTTLKGDPDAPLIPLALLARRAEQQEDASAG, encoded by the coding sequence ATGGCGAATGCGAAGAGGACCGGAGGCAGACCCTCTGTCTACACGAAAGCCCTCGGCGACAGGATCTGTAAGCGTATTGCAGAAGGTGAAAGTGTCAGAACGATAGTCAAAGACGAGAAGATGCCATCAGCATCGACTATCTTTCGTTGGTTACTTGACGAAAGACGCAAACCGTTTTGGGAGCAGTACGAGAAAGCCAGAAATATCCAAGCCGAACTTATGTTTGAGGAGTTGCTGGAGATCGCAGATGATTCGTCGCAAGATTACAAACAAGTGACCGTGGCGCGATCCGGCAGCATAGATGATGAGGACGGCGATGTTGCGACTTTGACCATCACGCGACCCAATCCTGAATATGTTCAGCGCTCGCGTCTCAGGGTAGATACTCGCAAGTGGTATCTCTCAAAAGTCCTTCCCAAGAAATTCGGCGACAGCACGACCCTCAAAGGCGATCCAGACGCGCCGCTCATTCCCTTAGCTTTATTGGCACGCCGTGCCGAACAACAAGAGGATGCAAGCGCGGGATGA
- a CDS encoding DUF932 domain-containing protein: protein MTLNLHSGGELVTYDQLRAVPVPAATDTHLPLPHHELVEMVRFTLNYHGHEIIEEHHAIDHEGMRYFGLMTLRSSYGDYADTLGLRNSNDRSFPIGVAFGSKVFVCSNLSFMGTHVIKRKHTARAKRELPALLGDIIAPLQAERIAQNQKLLTYQQTPLTDMAADHAILDMYRRDIIGVQRIGDVVREWETPSHDYGAKTAWRLLNAATFALSGKVAERPDLTRDLHQVIDGVCHRVH from the coding sequence ATGACGCTCAATCTCCACTCGGGCGGTGAGCTTGTCACCTACGATCAGCTCCGCGCCGTGCCTGTACCAGCCGCCACTGATACTCATCTTCCGCTTCCTCACCATGAGCTGGTGGAAATGGTTCGATTCACGTTGAACTATCACGGCCATGAAATCATCGAGGAACACCATGCAATCGATCACGAGGGGATGCGGTACTTCGGACTCATGACCCTTCGAAGCTCATATGGAGATTACGCGGACACCTTAGGCTTGCGAAATTCGAACGATCGCAGTTTCCCAATCGGCGTTGCGTTCGGCTCGAAAGTCTTCGTCTGCTCGAATCTATCTTTCATGGGCACGCATGTCATCAAGAGGAAACACACAGCAAGGGCAAAAAGAGAGCTCCCCGCACTTCTTGGCGATATTATCGCCCCTCTCCAGGCCGAGCGAATTGCCCAAAATCAGAAACTTCTAACCTACCAACAGACCCCATTGACCGACATGGCGGCGGACCATGCAATTCTCGATATGTATCGTCGCGACATTATCGGAGTACAACGGATCGGTGACGTTGTTCGTGAATGGGAGACGCCAAGTCACGACTACGGGGCTAAAACAGCATGGAGACTCCTGAATGCGGCAACCTTCGCCCTCTCCGGCAAAGTGGCAGAGCGCCCGGATCTCACCAGAGACCTTCACCAGGTTATCGATGGTGTTTGTCATCGGGTTCACTGA
- a CDS encoding NUMOD4 motif-containing HNH endonuclease, which produces MEEWRWIEGYEGLYQISDQGRLRSYKPSRKRPHTPHFLQSRPDHKGYLIAFLYKDGKFRSRKIHRLVAETFVPRTDLTLHVNHIDGVKTNNGSANLEWVTQAENSKLAWEMGLIKPPPRRSGKGALTPELLSAMRGLFARGATRKDIALAYGFSIRTVQDALKGELAEMV; this is translated from the coding sequence ATGGAAGAATGGAGGTGGATCGAAGGGTATGAAGGTCTTTATCAGATAAGCGATCAAGGACGGTTGCGGTCATATAAACCGTCTCGAAAGCGTCCGCATACACCACATTTTCTGCAATCCCGCCCTGATCACAAGGGCTACCTGATTGCATTTCTTTACAAGGACGGCAAGTTTCGCAGTCGTAAGATTCATCGGCTCGTCGCAGAGACATTCGTCCCGCGAACCGATCTTACTTTGCATGTGAATCACATTGATGGCGTAAAAACCAACAACGGGTCAGCAAATCTCGAATGGGTAACGCAAGCCGAAAACTCGAAACTAGCGTGGGAAATGGGTCTCATTAAACCACCACCACGAAGAAGTGGAAAAGGAGCACTCACCCCGGAACTGTTGAGTGCGATGAGGGGGCTCTTCGCAAGAGGCGCTACTAGAAAAGATATCGCTCTTGCCTACGGGTTCAGTATCAGGACTGTTCAAGATGCTTTGAAGGGAGAACTGGCAGAGATGGTATGA
- a CDS encoding VRR-NUC domain-containing protein yields the protein MQRSRESEIQAAICDYLALKGYLFSRTNNTPVFDKARGIHRSLPKYTRRGWPDICLIRNGQFIGIEVKAEKGKLSDDQKELGREIETHGGRYVVARSIDDLIQVGL from the coding sequence ATGCAAAGGAGTAGAGAGAGCGAAATCCAAGCAGCAATCTGCGACTACCTTGCACTCAAGGGCTATTTGTTTTCGCGCACCAATAACACGCCGGTTTTCGACAAGGCACGCGGCATCCATCGCTCGCTCCCGAAATACACCAGGCGCGGATGGCCCGATATCTGCCTAATCCGGAACGGCCAGTTCATCGGGATTGAAGTCAAGGCGGAAAAGGGCAAACTATCTGACGATCAAAAAGAGCTTGGCAGAGAAATCGAGACGCATGGCGGCCGATATGTCGTTGCACGCTCGATAGACGATCTGATTCAGGTAGGCTTATAG
- a CDS encoding replication-relaxation family protein: METLIRDRYTKPLKRDGFQFRDSDLEICKLFAPGSKYRQPWGYRYLPTSYIFRLLGRGTHPRTSRERLEDLRAYDYIDLPEAFVFGEPLSRQFVWELGREGIAELELDGFPVRLSRDSEPHKLLESITFASIEMASSEFNEPIVVPTQPDVPFRPDGPFFRMFGYFAAVEIDMGTEQQDRKIYEKICNFLKLIHTGQFKDLMVVFILSRPGRYLEASKQLKIAIDNNNYPHRYAKQFGFLKYEWKTKKGAVRHFTRHVTHIPPLTSWFATSQYLRVGNIPPFTFRGGERGREAEAHQGTESTAHPN; encoded by the coding sequence ATGGAAACCCTGATCCGCGACAGATACACAAAGCCCCTCAAACGGGATGGCTTTCAATTCCGTGACTCTGACTTAGAGATTTGCAAACTCTTTGCCCCTGGTTCTAAGTATCGACAGCCCTGGGGGTACCGCTATCTCCCAACCAGCTACATCTTTCGGCTTCTTGGCCGCGGCACTCATCCACGCACATCTCGGGAGCGGCTCGAAGACCTCCGCGCCTACGACTACATAGATCTTCCGGAAGCGTTTGTTTTCGGAGAACCACTCTCAAGACAGTTCGTCTGGGAGCTAGGTCGCGAAGGCATTGCAGAGCTGGAGCTAGATGGGTTTCCCGTCCGCCTCAGCCGGGATTCCGAGCCACATAAATTGCTCGAGTCCATCACGTTCGCTTCCATCGAAATGGCTTCGTCTGAATTCAACGAGCCGATTGTCGTCCCTACGCAACCTGATGTTCCTTTCCGTCCCGACGGTCCATTCTTCCGCATGTTTGGCTACTTCGCCGCCGTCGAGATCGATATGGGCACGGAGCAGCAGGACCGGAAGATTTACGAGAAAATATGCAACTTCCTGAAGCTCATCCATACCGGCCAGTTCAAAGACCTGATGGTTGTTTTCATTCTGAGCAGACCAGGCCGCTACCTAGAAGCCAGCAAGCAACTGAAGATAGCTATCGACAACAACAACTATCCACATCGCTACGCGAAGCAATTTGGCTTCCTGAAATATGAGTGGAAGACGAAGAAGGGCGCTGTCCGGCACTTCACGCGTCACGTCACGCATATCCCGCCGCTCACGAGCTGGTTCGCGACATCGCAGTACCTACGCGTCGGGAATATTCCGCCGTTTACATTCAGAGGAGGAGAACGTGGAAGAGAAGCTGAAGCGCATCAAGGAACTGAGAGTACAGCGCACCCAAATTGA
- a CDS encoding type IV secretory system conjugative DNA transfer family protein, which yields MSDILNILAIIFLLPIALIRAIFKAVVLLYDFVLDIYHSSVGHSEVRPNHLAEAEKRTKELQALTAASAATASIPTSDEAISLWIDRFHQRFHSAMGRYPPGPLATEIGATFVNYYRDEGFDSLPEFNPAWSPLEQARYRDRLIAFQKKLANPQLVLDAICTSVINSALIFCMELGKQYLVNENTTRSPPSPFSVRAIDVLRNPSKVMSLVASPVVAPELIELDAMQTVRAQVLANQAAKEDITKHTLYDRWFHVDFPFYLFDTPRFSGTWIVAPQGRGKTTLLHALIDQDLQKDACVILMDSKGDLIEPFYDRPELRGRTIVIDPKYPIGINPLDIPKTDINKTVELLEYIFEGLLQFKFTPTQQYLFRRVIRAVITVFPNPTLDTVRNILMWDSKHFADYIEKMEPDLQDFFRKDYESENIRGRRREVIQRISLLLEDDAMRAMLTATKTDFQIDKAMDSRTLVLIKNTKDILGDKGAEFFGRFFVAQVLAGAQRRSGRKRQQKNPVFFYIDECQSVISEDEKVPTIIQECRSQNIALTLAHQNTTQIQSERVLAALQNCAIRIANSDQEAKALAPSLRTTPEEMHALRRGEFIMYVRDVVKSGIKVRVTMADLDKYGEPDSFEPPPSDDEPIVKLNPRPEEMEAWRLDSADKRPEDDERHW from the coding sequence ATGTCCGACATCCTCAACATCCTCGCCATCATATTTCTTCTGCCAATTGCTCTCATACGCGCCATCTTCAAAGCAGTCGTCCTACTGTACGACTTCGTTCTTGATATCTATCACTCCTCAGTCGGACACTCAGAAGTACGCCCCAACCATTTAGCTGAAGCTGAGAAGCGCACCAAAGAATTACAGGCGCTCACAGCGGCTTCGGCAGCCACAGCAAGCATACCGACGAGCGACGAAGCTATCAGTCTCTGGATCGATCGCTTCCATCAGCGCTTTCACAGCGCCATGGGAAGGTATCCGCCCGGCCCACTTGCGACCGAGATCGGAGCTACGTTCGTCAACTACTATCGGGACGAAGGGTTTGATTCTCTTCCAGAGTTCAATCCGGCGTGGAGTCCGCTCGAGCAAGCGAGATACAGAGACCGGTTGATTGCTTTCCAGAAAAAACTCGCGAATCCCCAATTGGTCCTCGACGCTATATGCACGTCCGTCATCAATTCCGCGCTCATTTTTTGTATGGAATTGGGCAAACAGTATCTGGTGAACGAGAATACCACGCGCTCGCCACCATCCCCCTTTTCAGTGCGCGCTATCGATGTGCTGCGCAATCCGAGCAAGGTCATGAGCCTTGTCGCCTCTCCGGTTGTTGCCCCCGAACTCATTGAGCTCGACGCGATGCAAACCGTGCGCGCGCAGGTGCTGGCAAATCAAGCCGCAAAGGAAGACATTACCAAGCACACCTTGTACGATCGGTGGTTTCACGTCGATTTCCCGTTCTACCTGTTCGACACCCCCCGTTTCTCCGGCACCTGGATAGTCGCACCGCAAGGACGCGGTAAGACGACATTGCTTCACGCGCTCATCGACCAGGATTTGCAAAAAGACGCATGTGTTATCCTCATGGATAGCAAGGGGGACCTCATCGAGCCATTCTATGATCGGCCAGAATTGCGAGGCCGCACCATTGTTATCGACCCGAAATACCCAATTGGCATCAACCCGCTCGATATTCCGAAGACCGATATCAATAAGACCGTGGAACTGCTCGAGTACATTTTCGAGGGTTTGCTTCAGTTCAAATTCACCCCCACGCAACAGTATCTGTTCCGCCGCGTCATACGTGCTGTCATTACCGTCTTTCCCAATCCCACCCTGGATACAGTGCGAAATATCCTCATGTGGGATTCAAAGCACTTCGCCGACTACATCGAGAAGATGGAGCCAGATCTTCAAGACTTCTTCAGGAAGGACTACGAGAGCGAGAACATCCGTGGGCGCCGCAGAGAAGTCATCCAGCGCATCTCGCTTTTGCTCGAAGATGATGCGATGCGCGCGATGCTCACCGCAACGAAGACAGATTTTCAGATCGATAAGGCCATGGACTCGCGCACGCTGGTCCTTATCAAGAACACCAAAGACATCCTCGGCGACAAGGGCGCCGAATTCTTCGGCCGGTTTTTTGTGGCACAGGTACTAGCCGGTGCCCAGCGGCGCAGCGGCAGGAAACGTCAGCAGAAGAATCCGGTATTCTTCTACATCGACGAGTGTCAGTCCGTCATTTCAGAAGACGAGAAGGTCCCCACCATCATCCAGGAATGCCGGTCTCAGAACATCGCTCTCACGTTGGCGCATCAGAATACGACCCAAATCCAGTCCGAACGGGTCCTTGCGGCTCTCCAGAATTGCGCAATCAGAATTGCCAATTCTGACCAGGAAGCGAAAGCACTCGCGCCGTCCCTTCGAACCACCCCCGAGGAGATGCACGCGCTGCGCCGCGGCGAATTCATCATGTACGTTCGTGACGTGGTGAAGAGCGGCATCAAGGTCCGGGTAACCATGGCTGATCTCGATAAGTACGGCGAACCCGATTCTTTCGAACCGCCTCCATCAGACGACGAGCCTATTGTGAAGCTGAATCCTCGCCCTGAAGAGATGGAAGCGTGGCGGCTGGATTCAGCAGACAAGCGACCTGAGGACGACGAACGTCACTGGTGA
- a CDS encoding AlpA family transcriptional regulator, whose product MDDEAVVDWKGLKEKFNLPWSRSTIWRWMKRGAFPGIINPGKHRSTHPIWRRRDIVEWLNQPCRT is encoded by the coding sequence ATGGATGACGAAGCAGTAGTTGACTGGAAAGGTCTGAAAGAGAAATTCAACCTTCCCTGGTCTCGTTCTACGATTTGGCGTTGGATGAAGCGCGGCGCTTTTCCAGGGATTATCAATCCCGGTAAGCACCGCTCGACCCACCCGATCTGGCGGCGCCGGGACATAGTTGAGTGGCTCAATCAGCCCTGCCGCACTTAG
- a CDS encoding tyrosine-type recombinase/integrase produces the protein MPAHFATIVKLLILTGLRRGECAALRSEYYSHNQQTLCLPAEITKNGRELLIPISARTADVLASAVDATQSKNSLIFPARRTKSEKSFNGWSKSKKLLDKLSGVTGWTLHDIRRTYRTNLSRLKVPPHIAEMLLNHISARGPLQVIYDRYAYLDEKRHAVEAYESLLQHILRLS, from the coding sequence TTGCCCGCACACTTCGCAACAATCGTAAAACTTTTAATCCTTACAGGTCTGCGCCGAGGAGAATGTGCAGCACTACGAAGCGAGTACTACTCGCATAATCAACAAACCTTATGTCTGCCAGCAGAGATCACAAAGAATGGCAGGGAGCTTCTGATCCCGATTTCTGCCCGCACTGCCGACGTCTTGGCCTCAGCCGTGGACGCTACTCAGAGCAAGAACTCGCTGATTTTTCCCGCACGAAGGACGAAATCAGAAAAGTCGTTCAATGGATGGTCGAAGAGCAAGAAGCTGCTCGATAAACTCTCTGGCGTGACCGGCTGGACCCTGCACGACATCCGCCGCACCTATCGCACCAACCTATCCCGCCTCAAAGTGCCACCGCACATAGCGGAGATGCTCCTCAACCACATCTCTGCTCGTGGACCGCTGCAGGTAATTTATGACAGGTACGCTTACCTAGATGAAAAGCGACACGCAGTAGAGGCTTACGAATCTCTCTTGCAGCACATCCTCCGATTGTCATAG
- the rlmB gene encoding 23S rRNA (guanosine(2251)-2'-O)-methyltransferase RlmB yields the protein MKDRKFTPKGPRSGSKPFNRPGKSAGRPAWRERDSGPDGPVILYGWHTVTMALQNPQRQIRKLTLTENAAKRLADENIETRIAPEIVRPQEIDRLLSPDAVHQGLLAEAEPLPSPDIETLAQDGMVLVLDQITDPHNVGAILRSAAAFAVKAIVTTAHHSPEATGVLAKAASGALELVPMVTVTNLARALTTLNDIGFQTVGLDSEGSEDLSHVALRAPLALVLGAEGKGLRRLTRDTCSFVARLDMPGEIKSLNVSNAAVLSLYVGASRLGLMKP from the coding sequence ATGAAGGATCGAAAATTCACCCCCAAGGGGCCCCGGAGCGGATCTAAGCCCTTCAACAGGCCCGGGAAATCGGCCGGCCGGCCGGCCTGGCGCGAGCGCGATTCGGGACCCGACGGTCCCGTCATCCTCTATGGCTGGCACACCGTCACCATGGCGCTGCAAAATCCGCAGCGCCAGATCCGCAAGCTGACGCTGACCGAGAACGCCGCAAAGCGGCTGGCGGACGAGAACATCGAAACCCGCATCGCGCCCGAGATCGTGCGGCCCCAGGAGATCGACCGCCTGCTGTCGCCCGACGCGGTGCATCAGGGCCTGCTGGCCGAGGCCGAGCCCCTGCCCTCGCCTGACATCGAGACGTTGGCACAGGACGGCATGGTGCTGGTGCTCGACCAGATCACCGATCCGCACAATGTCGGCGCGATCCTGCGCTCGGCCGCGGCGTTCGCGGTGAAGGCGATCGTCACAACCGCACATCACAGCCCGGAGGCGACCGGCGTGCTGGCCAAGGCCGCGTCCGGCGCGCTGGAGCTGGTGCCGATGGTCACCGTGACAAACCTCGCGCGCGCGCTGACCACGCTGAACGACATCGGCTTCCAGACCGTCGGGCTGGACAGCGAAGGCAGCGAGGACCTCAGTCACGTCGCGCTGCGCGCGCCGCTCGCGCTGGTGCTCGGCGCGGAAGGAAAAGGCCTGCGGCGGTTGACGCGCGACACCTGCAGCTTCGTGGCGCGGCTCGACATGCCCGGCGAGATCAAGAGCCTCAACGTCTCGAATGCCGCCGTGCTCTCGCTCTATGTCGGGGCGAGCCGGCTTGGGCTGATGAAGCCCTAA
- a CDS encoding LLM class flavin-dependent oxidoreductase translates to MTAPLEFGLDTFGDVTRDATGHMLPHAQVIRNVVDEAVLADQLGLDFIGLGEHHRADFAISSPETVLAAIAARTERIHLGSAVTVLSSDDPIRVFQRFATLDALSNGRAEVILGRGSFTESFPLFGFDLRKYEELFEEKLDLFAALLSQKPVTWQGKLRPPLRDQLVYPPVENGQLKTWIGVGGSPQSVVRAAHYDLPLMLAIIGGDPARFAPYVDLYHRAFKEFGRPAKPIGVHSPGYVAETDEQAREELWPDYKAMRDRIGRERGWPPMGRDEFINEAEHGSLYVGSPDTVARKIAKTAKALGVSRFQLKYSAGPLPHEKLMKSIELYGRKVAPMVREMVG, encoded by the coding sequence ATGACCGCACCGCTCGAATTCGGACTGGATACCTTTGGCGACGTCACCAGGGACGCCACAGGCCACATGCTTCCGCATGCGCAGGTGATCCGCAACGTCGTCGACGAGGCGGTGCTGGCCGACCAGCTCGGCCTCGACTTCATCGGGCTCGGCGAGCACCACCGCGCCGATTTCGCGATCTCTTCGCCTGAAACAGTGCTCGCGGCCATCGCGGCGCGCACCGAGCGCATCCATCTCGGCTCGGCCGTGACGGTGCTGAGCTCGGACGATCCGATCCGCGTGTTTCAGCGCTTTGCCACGCTCGATGCGCTCTCCAACGGACGCGCCGAGGTGATCCTCGGCCGCGGCTCGTTCACGGAATCCTTTCCGCTGTTCGGTTTCGACCTGCGCAAATACGAGGAGCTGTTCGAGGAGAAGCTCGATCTGTTCGCCGCGTTGCTGTCGCAGAAGCCGGTGACATGGCAGGGCAAGCTACGCCCGCCACTGAGGGATCAGCTGGTCTATCCCCCTGTCGAGAACGGCCAGCTCAAGACCTGGATCGGTGTCGGCGGCAGCCCGCAATCGGTGGTGCGCGCCGCACATTACGATTTACCCCTAATGCTCGCCATCATTGGCGGCGATCCCGCGCGGTTTGCGCCCTACGTCGATCTCTATCACCGCGCCTTCAAGGAATTCGGACGGCCGGCAAAGCCGATCGGCGTGCACTCGCCCGGCTATGTCGCCGAGACCGACGAACAAGCGCGCGAAGAGCTGTGGCCCGACTACAAGGCCATGCGCGACCGCATCGGCCGTGAGCGCGGCTGGCCGCCCATGGGCCGCGACGAGTTCATCAATGAGGCCGAGCACGGCTCGCTCTATGTCGGCTCGCCGGACACGGTGGCGCGCAAGATCGCCAAGACCGCCAAGGCGCTTGGCGTCTCGCGGTTTCAGCTGAAATATTCGGCGGGGCCGTTGCCGCACGAGAAACTGATGAAGAGCATCGAGCTCTATGGGCGGAAGGTGGCGCCGATGGTGCGGGAGATGGTGGGCTAG
- a CDS encoding ATP-dependent helicase, translating into MTTYLDTLNAEQRRAVEHGVADGVTVGAPLLVIAGAGSGKTNTLAHRVAHLIVTGADPRRILLMTFSRRAAAEMAGRVERIARKVLGENNAAIMRDALTWAGTFHGIGARLLREYAERIGVDPAFTIHDREDSADLMNLVRHERGLSKTESRFPAKGTCLSIYSRCVNAEMEIEKVLGAHYPWCTGWAAELKGLFAAYVEAKQAQHVLDYDDLLLYWSQMMSDALIADEIGGRFDHVLVDEYQDTNGLQSSILLALKPDGRGLTVVGDDAQSIYSFRAATVRNILDFPQSFSPRAEMITLDRNYRSTQPVLAAANGVIGLARERFTKNLWTDRTASQKPQLVTVHDEADQARYIVEQVLANREQGTLLKHQAVLFRTSSHSGPLEIELTRRNIPFVKFGGLKFLDAAHVKDVLALLRFAENPRDRVAGFRILHLLPGIGPATAQRVLDQMAESPDPLVALGQIPVPPRTSADWTDFVRTVENLRYSEWPVDLERVRLWYEPHLDRLHEDSETRRADLMQLEQIASGYSSREKFLTELTLDPPDATSDKSGPPLRDEDYLILSTIHSAKGQEWKSVFVLNVVDGCMPSDLGAGTSAELEEERRLLYVAMTRAKDDLHLVVPQRFFVHGQAAKGDRHVYASRTRFIPEQLIYLFERTAWPKAGAGQARTAAQGPKVDIGARMRGMWR; encoded by the coding sequence TGTCATTGCCGGCGCCGGCTCCGGCAAGACCAACACGCTCGCTCATCGCGTCGCGCATCTCATCGTCACCGGCGCCGATCCGCGCCGCATCCTGCTGATGACCTTTTCCCGCCGCGCCGCCGCCGAGATGGCCGGCCGCGTCGAGCGCATCGCCCGCAAGGTGCTGGGCGAGAACAACGCCGCGATCATGCGCGATGCGCTCACCTGGGCCGGCACCTTTCACGGCATCGGCGCGCGGCTCCTGCGCGAATACGCCGAGCGGATCGGCGTCGATCCCGCCTTCACCATCCACGACCGCGAGGATTCCGCCGACCTGATGAACCTGGTCCGGCACGAGCGCGGCCTGTCGAAGACCGAGAGCCGCTTTCCGGCCAAGGGCACGTGCCTGTCGATCTACTCGCGCTGCGTCAACGCCGAGATGGAGATCGAGAAGGTGTTGGGGGCGCACTATCCGTGGTGCACGGGGTGGGCCGCCGAGCTGAAGGGGTTGTTCGCGGCCTATGTCGAGGCCAAGCAGGCCCAGCACGTGCTCGATTACGATGACCTGCTGCTCTACTGGTCGCAGATGATGAGCGATGCGCTGATCGCCGATGAAATCGGCGGCCGCTTCGATCACGTCCTGGTCGACGAATATCAGGACACCAACGGCCTGCAATCCTCGATCCTCTTGGCGCTGAAGCCCGACGGACGCGGCCTCACCGTCGTCGGCGACGACGCGCAGTCGATCTATTCGTTTCGTGCCGCCACCGTCCGCAACATCCTGGATTTTCCGCAGAGCTTCTCGCCCCGCGCGGAGATGATCACGCTCGACCGCAATTACCGCTCGACGCAACCCGTGCTGGCCGCGGCGAACGGCGTCATTGGGCTTGCGCGCGAGCGCTTCACGAAAAACCTCTGGACCGACCGCACCGCCTCCCAGAAGCCGCAGCTCGTCACCGTGCATGACGAGGCCGACCAGGCCCGCTACATCGTCGAGCAGGTGCTGGCCAATCGCGAGCAAGGCACGCTGCTCAAGCATCAGGCGGTGCTGTTCCGCACGTCCTCGCATTCGGGCCCGCTGGAGATCGAGCTCACCCGCCGCAACATCCCCTTCGTGAAATTCGGCGGGCTGAAATTCCTCGACGCCGCGCACGTCAAGGACGTGCTGGCGCTCTTACGTTTCGCTGAAAATCCGCGCGACCGCGTCGCCGGCTTTCGCATCCTGCACCTGTTGCCGGGCATCGGCCCCGCCACCGCGCAACGCGTGCTGGACCAGATGGCAGAGAGCCCCGATCCGCTCGTCGCACTCGGCCAGATTCCAGTGCCGCCGCGCACTAGCGCGGACTGGACCGACTTCGTCCGCACCGTCGAAAACCTGCGCTACTCGGAATGGCCCGTCGATCTCGAACGCGTGCGGCTGTGGTACGAACCGCATCTCGATCGCCTGCACGAGGACTCCGAGACGCGCCGCGCCGATCTGATGCAGCTCGAGCAGATCGCGAGCGGTTATTCCTCGCGCGAAAAATTCCTGACCGAGCTGACGCTCGATCCGCCGGATGCGACCAGCGACAAATCCGGCCCGCCCTTGCGGGACGAAGATTATCTGATCCTCTCCACCATCCATTCCGCCAAGGGCCAGGAGTGGAAGTCGGTGTTCGTGCTCAACGTCGTCGACGGCTGCATGCCCTCCGATCTCGGCGCCGGCACCAGCGCCGAATTAGAAGAGGAGCGCCGCCTGCTCTATGTCGCGATGACGCGCGCCAAGGACGATCTCCACCTCGTCGTTCCCCAGCGCTTCTTCGTCCACGGCCAGGCCGCCAAGGGCGATCGCCACGTCTACGCCTCGCGCACCCGCTTCATCCCGGAGCAGCTGATCTATCTGTTCGAGCGCACCGCCTGGCCGAAAGCCGGCGCCGGCCAGGCGCGGACGGCGGCGCAAGGCCCGAAGGTCGACATCGGCGCACGAATGCGCGGGATGTGGCGGTAG